Part of the Sphingobium sp. TKS genome is shown below.
CCCGCAGCGGGGGAATGGTGAGCTGCACCACATTGAGGCGGTAATAAAGATCCTCGCGGAAGCGGCCCGCCTCGATCTCATCATGCAGCCGCTTGTTGGTGGCGGCGATGACGCGGACGTCGACATGGATCGGGCGGCGCGCGCCGATCGGCTGCACCTCGCCATCCTGCAGCACGCGCAGCAGCTTCACCTGCGCGTCGAGCGGCATTTCGCTGACTTCATCCAGGAAGATGGTGCCCATGTCGGCTGCGGCGAACTTGCCGATCTGCCGCTCGAAGGCGCCGGTGAAGGCACCGCGCTCATGGCCAAACAGGTCCGATTCGACCAGATTGGCGGGAATGGCGCCGCAATTCACGGTGATCATCGCCTGTTTGTGACGGGGGGAGGCGGCATGGATCGCGCGAGCGATCACATCTTTGCCGACGCCGCTCTCGCCTTCGATCAGCACTGGTACGCGGGCGCGGGCTGCCTTGGCCGCTATGGCGAGCGCGGCGCGGAATTGGGGCGCGGCGCCGACCACGTCCTCGAAGGAAAGGGCAGCGGGGATTTTTTCGGTGAGCGGACGCAGCTCGCCCTTGCCATGATCGCCGTTCAGCGTGGCGTTGAGGGCCGCGAGCAGCCTTTCGGGCGCGATCGGCTTGGCCAGATAGTCCGTGGCGCCCGCCCGCATCGCTTCCACCGCGACGGCGACATTATTGTGTGCGGTCAGGACCAGGATGGGCAGCGCCGGGCGGCGGGCGCGCAACTCGCGGATCAGGCCGGTCGGTTCATAGCTCGGACTCCACTGGTCGAGCAGCACGGCGTCGAGCCGCATGCCGTCCTGCGTGCCCAGCATCGCGATCGCGGTATCGCCGTCATTGGCGAAGATGGTGCGCCATCCAGCGCGCGCGGCCAAAGCCGAAACCAGCCTGCGCTGCGCCGGCTCGTCATCGATCAACATCAGCATCGGAACGCCGTCGCGCACCATCTTACCCCTCATATGCGAACTGGCGTCCAAAGGTAGAGGGGAGGGGTAAAGACCGGCTTAACCGAAAAGATTTTCTTGTTCGCTCACGACTTGAGGGGGGGAGGGCTTGACGATAAGAGGATGCCGACGAAACAGGCCGGAGCATTTTCAACCTGACCCTTCGCGGTCAACGGCTCGGAAAATGCGGCTCCGGAAACAGAGAGGGACAGTGCATGGCTTCGGACGGGAATTTGAACAGCGCAACCCAGACTTATGAAGGGTTCGTGTCCCTTATGAAATGGGGAACGATCGCCAGTGCCGTGGTCGCCGCTTTGGTCGTGGTGCTGATCGCCAGCTAAGGCGGGCGACGGCAGGGGGATGTCCATGAAAATAGCGATTGTCAGGGAGCTTGCCGAGGGTGAGCGCCGCGTTTCCGGCACGCCGGAAACGGTCAAGAAGTTCAAGGCGCTCGGCGCCGATGTCGCGGTGGAGGCGGGCGCTGGCCTGACAGCCTCCATATCCGACGCTGATTATGCCGCCATGGGAGCGACCGTGGCGGACCGCGCCGCGACCGTGGCGGGTGCCGACATCATATTGGGCGTGCAGGGGCCGGACCCGGTCAGCATTGCGGGGGCCAAATCCGGCGCCTGGATCGTCGCAGGTCTCAATCCCTTCGTGGAACGGGCGCGGGTCGATGCCTATGCCGCTGCGGGATTCGAAGCGCTGGCGATGGAGTTCATGCCGCGCATAACCCGCGCGCAGTCGATGGATATCCTGTCGTCCCAGTCCAATCTTTCCGGCTACAAGGCCGTACTGGACGCCGCCGCCGAATATGGCCGGTCCTTCCCGATGATGATGACCGCGGCGGGCACGGTGTCCCCGGCCAAGGCCTTCATCATGGGGGTTGGCGTCGCGGGCTTGCAGGCGATCGCGACCGCCAAGCGCCTGGGCGCGCAGGTTTCCGCGACCGACGTGCGTTCCGCCACCAAGGAACAGATCGAGAGCCTGGGCGCCAAGGCGATCTTCGTGGAAAGCGTTGCGGGCATAGAGGGCGAGGGCAAGGGCGGCTATGCCACCGAAATGTCGGAGGAGTATCAGAAGGCGCAAGCCGATCTGGTGTCCGGCCATATCGCCAAGCAGGATATCGTGATCACTACGGCGTTGATTCCCGGCAGGGCCGCGCCGCGCCTGATCACCGACGCGCAGATCGCGTCGATGAAGCCGGGCAGCGTGATCGTCGACCTCGCCGTCGAGCAGGGCGGCAATGTCGAGGGCGCGGTGCTGGGCGAAGTGGTCGAGCGGCATGGCGTCAAGATCGTCGGGCACAAGAATGTGCCTTCGCGCCTTGCGGCGGATGCGTCCGCTTTGTTTGCGCGCAACCTCTATAATTTCCTCTCCGCATTCTGGAACAAGGATCAGAATGCGCCGGTGCTGGATGAGGAAATCGGCAACGCCATCCGCGTGACGCAGGGCGGCAAGGTCGTCAGCGAACGACTGCTCTGACACCGGGCGGCCTTGTCCTGCGTGACAGGGCTTGACCGCAGGCGACTTCATGCAATGAGGAGGAACAGATGACCCTGTTCCTCCTCATTTCCTTTTTGGCCGCCTGTGGCTTTGGAATGGTCGTCGGATGGCGGGCCCGGCCGGATGACGGCTGGGCGCTGGCGGCCATCCTTCAGATGCTGTCATCCGCCATCTTGATCGGCGCCCTGATCGTCTCGGCGGAGGCGGGGAGCGCGGCGGCGCGGACGCTGGGGCTGCTCGGCATAGTCATGGGCAGCGCAGGGCTATGCGGCGGTTTCGTGGCGGCGAGGCGGCTCGACACGCCGCCACGTCCGTGATGGAGAGTATGAATCCGACGATCCTGACCGGCTGGTCGATTGCGGCGTTGCTGTTCGCGGCGGCCCTACTGGCTCCGTTTGGAACCGGGCTGCGGCGTGGTGCCAGTTCGCTTGTGGCGGCGATGACGGTGGCCGGTGCGGTGACGCTCTACAGCCATGATGTCATGGCCCTGCCGCAAATCTGCGCGGCGCTGATTACCGGAGGCGCAGTTGGGTTGGGGTTGGGACGCGGCTTGCCGCGATCAGCGCTTCCGGCGCTACTGAGCGGGCTGGTTGGGCAGGCCGGTCTTGCGGCGGTTTTTATCGGAGCGGCAGCATGGCGCAATCCCCATGCTTTCGGCCTGCTGGACGATGTGACGGACCGGCTGCGCATCGACGGCGCCGTCGCGATCGGGACGGCCGTTGCCTGGGGAGCGATGGCCTGCGGGGGGGCAGTAACGATCCTGTGGCGCGGGTCGGTGCAGCAGGCGGGATATCCTCTTGTCGCGAGCGTTATGCTGCTGGCGACGGGCGGGTGTGTCGCGGTCTTTGTCGCGAATCCTCAGATCGGTTGGCTCCTGGCGTGCGTTGGAGTCGCGCTGCTTGCGGGCCGAGGGTTGACGAAATGGGGCATGGGCCCGGGCACGGAGCCTGCCCTGGCGTTGGTCGGTGGCTTCGCCGGCTGGGCCGTGGCGGCGTCCGCTTTCCTGATGGAAAATATGGCGATGGCCGTTGCCGGTGGGCTGGCGGGCGCAGCGGGAAGCCTGTTCGGCGCGCGCCTTTGCGGCGGGGCGGGCAGGAAGGGGCTTGCCGATGGGGGACGCCGCCCCTAACGATTTGAGGGGAGAGACAGGCCTGTCCGGCTTCGTCGGCGCATTGGGGTAAGCGGATTCATGAAGAAGCTCGGTCTGATAGGCGGTCTTAGCTGGACGTCGACGGCGCGCTATTATCAGATCATCAACCAGGCCGTATATCGCGCCCGGGGCGGCCAGCACAGCGCGCCGCTGCTGATCGAAAGCCTGGATTTCGCGGATATAGGCCGCTCCACCACCGAGGAGGAATGGGCCCATGCGGCGGACGTGCTGACCGCTTCGGCGCGGCGGCTGGAGCAGGGCGGCGCAGCGGCGCTGCTGATCTGCGCCAACTCCATGCACCGTGTTTATGACGAGGTGCAGGCTGGCGTCGACATTCCGATCATCAACATTGCCGAGGCGGTCGGGCGCAAGATGCAGGCGGACGGCATCGAAAAAGCCGCGCTGATCGGCACGCGCAACGTGATGACCGAGAAATTCTACCGCCAGCGGCTCGTCGCGCATGGCATTTCATTGTTGCCGCCCGATATGGAACTGGCCGAGCGGATCGACCGGATCGTCTATGACGAGTTGACCATCGGCAAGGTCAGCCGCGAGTCCGAGCGCTATATGAAGTCCGAACTGACCGACATCGCCAAGGAACATGTGCAGGCCGCGATCCTAGCCTGCACGGAACTGGAGATGATTGTCGACGTGAAGGCGAATGTGCTGCCGATCTATGACGGCACCAGCATCCATGCCCGCGCCGGGGTGGATGTGATTTTGGGGGAATAGCGCATCGCTTTGTCCGCGATCCATCCGATTTGCTTCTCCAAGCCCAGTTCAGGAACATCCTAGCCGATCCAGTAAGGCACGATCTGGCGGTTATCGGGATCGACATGGATAGGACGGTCGGCCGGCGGGAAGGCGCGTTGGTCGCAACTTTGGCGCGGGCAGAGGCGGCAGGTGATGCCGATCGGCGTCGCGGCGCCCTCCACCTCCAGTTGCAGGCCGTCGGCATAGACGAAATTCGCCGCGTGGGCGATTTCGCAGCCCAGCACCACCGCGAAGCGGCGCGGGGTGCGGCTGTAGCTGCCTGATGGTTTCACCAGCCCCTTCGCCATGGAGACATAGCGCACGCCATCGGGGGTCTCGCCAAGCTGGATGTTGATCCGGTCGGGGACGGCGACCGCTTCATGGACGTTCCACAAGGGGCAGGCGCCACCGAAGCGCGCGAATTGCAGGCGCGTGGCGCTGTGGCGCTTGGTGATGTTGCCCGCCATGTCGACGCGGCAGAAGAAAAAGGGAATGCCGCGCAGGCCGGGCCGCTGGAGGGTCGAAAGACGATGGCAGGCCTGTTCAAAGCTGACGCCGAAGCGGCGGGCGAGGCGGTCGATGTCGTGGCGAACATCGCGAGCGGCTTCGCGGAATGGAGCGTAGGGCATCAGCAACGCGCCCGCCGCATAATTGCCGAGGCCGATGGCGAGCAGGCGGTCGGCGCCCATGACGGGCAGCGCCGCCTTGCTCACCACGTCAGCGATGACCGCCTGCCCCTCCAGCATCATGAGCTGGTGGGCGAGCATGAACTTGCGGCTTTCTGTGGGCAGGGCGGCGTTGACGAATAGGCGCCGCTCGCTGCTGGTATAGGAGCGGAGCGCGGAGTCCGGGGTCTCCGCGATCAGCGTCTCGATCCCGTGGCGGCGGGCCAGCGCTTCGACCAGCATGCCTTCGTCCAGGGTCTGGCCGGCGGTGAAGCTGGCGGCCATGTCTTCCGCCAGGCAGTCGAGAGCGTGGACATAATTGCCCGCCTCATGGAACCAGTCGCGCGCCGCTTCCCAGGGGAGGCGGGCCTGGACCGCATGATCGTTGGCGATCGCCTCCTCGATCATGTTGATGCGTTCATTGGCGCGCATATGGGCGTTGTAGAGATCGACATAGCGCGCCGCGAATTCCGGAAATTGCAGGTGCAGCTTCTCGATCCGCTCCGGTTCCAGCGCGGCGCCGGGCAGTTCGGGATGGGCGAGGGCGTAGGTGAAGGCGCCAAGAAGCTGCTCCTCCTCCCGGCTGTCGAAGCTGGCCCAGTCGGTGGGGAAGGCGCTGGCGAGTGCGGCCTTCACCTTGGCGGTCAGGGGGCGATCGTCATTTTCCATCTGGCTGAGATAAGAGACGGATATGCCCAGCGCCTGGGCCATGGTCGCCTGGTCCATGCGGTGGTCCAGGCGGAGTTGGCGCAGGCGCGGACCTGCGAAGATTCGATTGCCACGAGCCATGATTCGTCCATAATTTGCAAAGTCGCAATTTGCAAATTAGCAAAATTGCATTTGCGAAAATGCGAAAAGATTGGAAGGGGCGGGCGAAGATGTCCGCGACAAGCCGGAGAGAAGCCTTATATGTCGAAGCTCGCCATCATCGAACAGCTCGAAGCCAAGCGCGATGCCGCGCGCCTGGGCGGCGGCCAGCGCCGCATCGACGCTCAGCATGCCAAGGGCAAGCTTACGGCCCGCGAGCGGCTGGAAGTGCTGCTGGACGAGGACAGCTTCGAGGAGCTGGACATGTATGTCGAACATAATTGCATCGACTTCGGCATGGATGAGCAGCACATTCCGGGCGACGGCGTCGTCACCGGATCGGGCACGATCAACGGCCGGCTGGTCTATGTCTTCAGCCAGGACTTCACCGTCTATGGCGGCGCGGTGTCGGAACGGCACGCGATGAAGATCTGCAAGATCATGGACATCGCCATGAAGGTCGGCGCGCCGGTGATCGGCCTGAATGACTCGGGCGGCGCGCGCATTCAGGAGGGCGTGGCTTCGCTGGGCGGCTATGCGGAGATTTTCCAGCGCAATGTGCTGGCGTCGGGCGTGGTGCCGCAGATCAGCGTCATCATGGGGCCGTGTGCGGGCGGCGCGGTTTACTCGCCCGCCATGACCGACTTCATCTTCATGGTGAAGGATTCGAGCTTCATGTTCGTGACCGGGCCGGACGTGGTGAAGACCGTTACCAACGAGGTCGTGACCCAGGAGGAACTGGGCGGGGCGGTGACGCACACCACCAAGTCGGGCGTGGCCGACGTGGCGTTCGAGAATGACATCGAAGCGCTGCTGGCGGTGCGCGATTTCATGGACTTCCTGCCCGCTTCCAACAAGGAGCCGGTGCCGGAGCGTCCGAGCGCCGATCCGTGGGACCGGATCGAGGACAGCCTGGATACGCTGATCCCGGCCAATGCCAACCAGCCCTATGATATGCATGAGCTGATCCGCAAGGTGGTGGACGAGGGCGACTTTTTCGAAGTGCAGCCGGCCCATGCGGGGAACATCCTCTGCGGTTTCGGGCGGGTCGAAGGCAAGACCGTCGGGATCATCGCCAACCAGCCGATGGTGCTGGCGGGCGTGCTGGACATCAATTCGTCCAAGAAGGCCGGGCGGTTCGTGCGCTTTTGCGATGCGTTCGAAATTCCGATCGTCACCTTCGTCGACGTGCCGGGCTTCCTGCCGGGGACGGCGCAGGAACATTCGGGCATCATCAAGCATGGCGCCAAGCTGCTATTCGCCTATGCTGAGGCGACCGTGCCGAAGATCACCGTCATCACCCGCAAGGCCTATGGCGGCGCCTATGACGTTATGGCGTCCAAGCATCTGCGCGGCGACCTCAACTATGCGTGGCCGACTGCCGAGATCGCGGTGATGGGCGCCAAGGGCGCGGTGGAGATCATCTTCCGCGGCAAGACGCCCGAGGAGATCGCGGAAAAGACCAAGGAATATGAAGACCGCTTCGCCAACCCGTTCGTGGCGGCGAGCAAGGGCTTCATCGACGAGGTGATCCAGCCGCATTCGACGCGGAAGAGAATTGCCCTTGGCCTGCGCAAGCTGCGCAACAAGAGCCTCGAAAATCCGTGGAAGAAGCACGACAATATTCCGCTCTAAGGAGAAGGCAGCCATGAAACTCGGCCGTCTCAATCATATCGGCGTCGCGACGCCTTCACTGGAAGCCAGCATCGCTTATTATCGCGACGTCATGGGCGCGACGATCACGCACGAGCCTTTCGACCTGCCCGCGCAGGGCGTGAAGGTCTGCTTCGTCGACACGCCGGGCGAGAATGGCACCAACGGTACGCAGATCGAACTGATCGAGCCCTTGGGCGAGAACTCGCCCATTCATGGCTTCATCGCCAAGAACCCGGCGGGCGGGCAGCATCATATGTGCTATGAAGTGCCTGACATTATCCAAGCCAAGGCCTGGTTCGAAGGGCTGGGCAAGAAGGTGCTCGGCGAACCGCGCATCGGCGCGCATGGCACGCTGATCTTCTTCGTCCACCCCAAGGATATGAACGGGGTGCTGACCGAAATCATGGAAACGCCGAAAGAGGGCGCGCATTGATATGACCGAGAAGCCGACGCTGGATCAATGGGCCACCGCCGCCGCCAAGGAGGTGAAGGGCAAGGACCTGAACTGGGATACTCCCGAGGGGATCACGGTGAAGCCGCTTTACACGGCGCAGGATGTGACCGTCGATCCGGGCCTTCCCGGCTTCGCGCCGTTCACGCGCGGCGTGCGCGCTTCCATGTATGCGGGGCGTCCCTGGACCGTCCGCCAATATGCGGGCTTCTCGACCGCCGAGGAATCCAACGCCTTCTATCGCCGCAACCTTGCGGCCGGTCAGAAGGGTCTCAGCGTCGCCTTCGACCTTGCCACCCATCGCGGCTATGACAGCGACCATCCCCGCGTCGTCGGGGATGTCGGCAAGGCGGGCGTCGCCATCGATACCATCGAGGACATGAAGATCCTGTTCGACGGCATTCCGCTCGACCAGATGTCCGTCTCCATGACCATGAACGGCGCGGTGATCCCGATCCTGGCCTTCTTCATCGTCGCGGGCGAGGAGCAAGGGGTCGAGCGCAAGCTGCTGGACGGGACCATTCAGAACGACATTCTGAAGGAGTTCATGGTCCGCAACACCTATATCTACCCGCCCGAACCCTCGATGCGGATCATCTCGGACATTTTCGGCTATACCAGCCGCGAGATGCCCAAGTTCAACAGCATCTCCATCTCCGGCTATCATATGCAGGAAGCCGGGGCGACGCAGGTGCAGGAGCTGGCCTTCACCATCGCGGATGGCGCGGAATATGTGCGCTATGGCGTGGCGAGCGGCCTCGATATCGACAAGTTCGCGGGTCGTTTGAGCTTCTTCTTCGCCATCGGCATGAACTTCTTCATGGAGATCGCCAAGCTGCGCGCCGCGCGCGTGCTGTGGCATCGGGTGATGACGAAGCTGGGCGCGCAGGACGAGCGCTCCAAGATGCTGCGCACCCATTGCCAGACATCGGGCGTGTCGCTGACCGAGCAGGATCCCTATAACAATGTCATGCGCACCACCATCGAGGCGATGGCGGCGATGCTGGGCGGCACGCAGTCGCTGCATACCAACGCGCTGGACGAAGCCATCGCTCTGCCGACCGACTTCTCGGCCCGCATCGCGCGCAACACGCAGATCGTCATCCAGGAAGAGACCGGCATGTGCAATGTCGTCGATCCGCTGGGCGGCAGCTATTATATCGAGGCGCTGACCCAGCAACTGGTCGACGCCGCGCAGGAGATCATCGACCGCGTCGAGGCCGAAGGCGGCATGGCGAAGGCGGTCGCGGCCGGCTGGCCCAAGGCGATGATCGAAACCGCCGCCGCAGCGCGTCAGGCACGCGTCGACCGGGGCGAGGACGTCATCGTCGGCGTCAACAAATATCGGCTTGCCAATGAAGACCTGCTGGAGACGCTGGAGGTCGATAACACCAAGGTACGCGAGGCCCAGATCGCCCGCATCAACCGGGTCAAGGCGGAGCGTAACGAGGAAGCGTGTCAGGCCGCGCTGGAAGCGCTGCGCCAAGCCGCGGCCGGTCCGCAGTCGATCGAAAACAACCTCCTCGCCCATGCCGTCGAGGCAGCGCGCGCCCGCGCCACGCTGGGCGAAATCAGCGCCGCCATGGAGGACAGCTTCAACCGCTACGGCACGCAGCCGACGCCGGTGAAGGGCGTCTATGGCAAGCCTTATGCGCAGGACAGCCGCTGGAAACAGGTTCTTGACGGGGTGCAGGCCGTCGAGCGGCGCCTCGGTCGCAAGCCGAAGATCCTCATCGCCAAGATGGGGCAGGACGGTCATGACCGGGGCGCCAACGTGATCGCGTCGGCTTTTGGGGACATGGGTTTCGACATCGTGTCGGGTCCGCTGTTCCAGACGCCGGAGGAAACGGTGGTGCTGGCGTTGGAGAGCGGCGTGGACGTGGTAGGCGCTTCGTCGCTTGCCGCAGGACATAAGACGCTCATTCCCGACCTCATCAAGCAGCTTCGGGAAAAGGGCCGCAACGACATCAAGGTGATTGCGGGCGGTGTCATCCCGCCGCAGGATTATGACTATCTCCGTGACGCGGGCGTTCAGGGGATTTATGGACCGGGCTCCAACGTCGTGGAATGCG
Proteins encoded:
- a CDS encoding proton-translocating transhydrogenase family protein encodes the protein MTLFLLISFLAACGFGMVVGWRARPDDGWALAAILQMLSSAILIGALIVSAEAGSAAARTLGLLGIVMGSAGLCGGFVAARRLDTPPRP
- a CDS encoding NAD(P)(+) transhydrogenase (Re/Si-specific) subunit beta; this encodes MNPTILTGWSIAALLFAAALLAPFGTGLRRGASSLVAAMTVAGAVTLYSHDVMALPQICAALITGGAVGLGLGRGLPRSALPALLSGLVGQAGLAAVFIGAAAWRNPHAFGLLDDVTDRLRIDGAVAIGTAVAWGAMACGGAVTILWRGSVQQAGYPLVASVMLLATGGCVAVFVANPQIGWLLACVGVALLAGRGLTKWGMGPGTEPALALVGGFAGWAVAASAFLMENMAMAVAGGLAGAAGSLFGARLCGGAGRKGLADGGRRP
- the scpA gene encoding methylmalonyl-CoA mutase, encoding MTEKPTLDQWATAAAKEVKGKDLNWDTPEGITVKPLYTAQDVTVDPGLPGFAPFTRGVRASMYAGRPWTVRQYAGFSTAEESNAFYRRNLAAGQKGLSVAFDLATHRGYDSDHPRVVGDVGKAGVAIDTIEDMKILFDGIPLDQMSVSMTMNGAVIPILAFFIVAGEEQGVERKLLDGTIQNDILKEFMVRNTYIYPPEPSMRIISDIFGYTSREMPKFNSISISGYHMQEAGATQVQELAFTIADGAEYVRYGVASGLDIDKFAGRLSFFFAIGMNFFMEIAKLRAARVLWHRVMTKLGAQDERSKMLRTHCQTSGVSLTEQDPYNNVMRTTIEAMAAMLGGTQSLHTNALDEAIALPTDFSARIARNTQIVIQEETGMCNVVDPLGGSYYIEALTQQLVDAAQEIIDRVEAEGGMAKAVAAGWPKAMIETAAAARQARVDRGEDVIVGVNKYRLANEDLLETLEVDNTKVREAQIARINRVKAERNEEACQAALEALRQAAAGPQSIENNLLAHAVEAARARATLGEISAAMEDSFNRYGTQPTPVKGVYGKPYAQDSRWKQVLDGVQAVERRLGRKPKILIAKMGQDGHDRGANVIASAFGDMGFDIVSGPLFQTPEETVVLALESGVDVVGASSLAAGHKTLIPDLIKQLREKGRNDIKVIAGGVIPPQDYDYLRDAGVQGIYGPGSNVVECAADVLRLLGHNMPPAGLEEAA
- a CDS encoding NAD(P) transhydrogenase subunit alpha, with the translated sequence MKIAIVRELAEGERRVSGTPETVKKFKALGADVAVEAGAGLTASISDADYAAMGATVADRAATVAGADIILGVQGPDPVSIAGAKSGAWIVAGLNPFVERARVDAYAAAGFEALAMEFMPRITRAQSMDILSSQSNLSGYKAVLDAAAEYGRSFPMMMTAAGTVSPAKAFIMGVGVAGLQAIATAKRLGAQVSATDVRSATKEQIESLGAKAIFVESVAGIEGEGKGGYATEMSEEYQKAQADLVSGHIAKQDIVITTALIPGRAAPRLITDAQIASMKPGSVIVDLAVEQGGNVEGAVLGEVVERHGVKIVGHKNVPSRLAADASALFARNLYNFLSAFWNKDQNAPVLDEEIGNAIRVTQGGKVVSERLL
- a CDS encoding acyl-CoA carboxylase subunit beta, with protein sequence MSKLAIIEQLEAKRDAARLGGGQRRIDAQHAKGKLTARERLEVLLDEDSFEELDMYVEHNCIDFGMDEQHIPGDGVVTGSGTINGRLVYVFSQDFTVYGGAVSERHAMKICKIMDIAMKVGAPVIGLNDSGGARIQEGVASLGGYAEIFQRNVLASGVVPQISVIMGPCAGGAVYSPAMTDFIFMVKDSSFMFVTGPDVVKTVTNEVVTQEELGGAVTHTTKSGVADVAFENDIEALLAVRDFMDFLPASNKEPVPERPSADPWDRIEDSLDTLIPANANQPYDMHELIRKVVDEGDFFEVQPAHAGNILCGFGRVEGKTVGIIANQPMVLAGVLDINSSKKAGRFVRFCDAFEIPIVTFVDVPGFLPGTAQEHSGIIKHGAKLLFAYAEATVPKITVITRKAYGGAYDVMASKHLRGDLNYAWPTAEIAVMGAKGAVEIIFRGKTPEEIAEKTKEYEDRFANPFVAASKGFIDEVIQPHSTRKRIALGLRKLRNKSLENPWKKHDNIPL
- a CDS encoding aspartate/glutamate racemase family protein, whose protein sequence is MKKLGLIGGLSWTSTARYYQIINQAVYRARGGQHSAPLLIESLDFADIGRSTTEEEWAHAADVLTASARRLEQGGAAALLICANSMHRVYDEVQAGVDIPIINIAEAVGRKMQADGIEKAALIGTRNVMTEKFYRQRLVAHGISLLPPDMELAERIDRIVYDELTIGKVSRESERYMKSELTDIAKEHVQAAILACTELEMIVDVKANVLPIYDGTSIHARAGVDVILGE
- a CDS encoding helix-turn-helix domain-containing protein, encoding MARGNRIFAGPRLRQLRLDHRMDQATMAQALGISVSYLSQMENDDRPLTAKVKAALASAFPTDWASFDSREEEQLLGAFTYALAHPELPGAALEPERIEKLHLQFPEFAARYVDLYNAHMRANERINMIEEAIANDHAVQARLPWEAARDWFHEAGNYVHALDCLAEDMAASFTAGQTLDEGMLVEALARRHGIETLIAETPDSALRSYTSSERRLFVNAALPTESRKFMLAHQLMMLEGQAVIADVVSKAALPVMGADRLLAIGLGNYAAGALLMPYAPFREAARDVRHDIDRLARRFGVSFEQACHRLSTLQRPGLRGIPFFFCRVDMAGNITKRHSATRLQFARFGGACPLWNVHEAVAVPDRINIQLGETPDGVRYVSMAKGLVKPSGSYSRTPRRFAVVLGCEIAHAANFVYADGLQLEVEGAATPIGITCRLCPRQSCDQRAFPPADRPIHVDPDNRQIVPYWIG
- a CDS encoding aa3-type cytochrome c oxidase subunit IV — translated: MASDGNLNSATQTYEGFVSLMKWGTIASAVVAALVVVLIAS
- the mce gene encoding methylmalonyl-CoA epimerase, with the protein product MKLGRLNHIGVATPSLEASIAYYRDVMGATITHEPFDLPAQGVKVCFVDTPGENGTNGTQIELIEPLGENSPIHGFIAKNPAGGQHHMCYEVPDIIQAKAWFEGLGKKVLGEPRIGAHGTLIFFVHPKDMNGVLTEIMETPKEGAH
- a CDS encoding sigma-54-dependent transcriptional regulator; protein product: MVRDGVPMLMLIDDEPAQRRLVSALAARAGWRTIFANDGDTAIAMLGTQDGMRLDAVLLDQWSPSYEPTGLIRELRARRPALPILVLTAHNNVAVAVEAMRAGATDYLAKPIAPERLLAALNATLNGDHGKGELRPLTEKIPAALSFEDVVGAAPQFRAALAIAAKAARARVPVLIEGESGVGKDVIARAIHAASPRHKQAMITVNCGAIPANLVESDLFGHERGAFTGAFERQIGKFAAADMGTIFLDEVSEMPLDAQVKLLRVLQDGEVQPIGARRPIHVDVRVIAATNKRLHDEIEAGRFREDLYYRLNVVQLTIPPLRERLGDVPALCRHLLSRIATQPGLRGLGLTDDALALLMQHDWPGNVRQLQNALFRAAVLCEGDALTPQDFPQIAAHIRSRAHGDTHHGRLRAVPQPHREAAGITLFEGDGHVRQLAEIEADVIRLAIGHYRGRMTEVARRLGIGRSTLYRKLAELGIDSAA